A window of Burkholderiales bacterium genomic DNA:
AGCCCGAAGGACCGATCAGCGCCGTCACCTTGTTCTCGTAGACGGGCATGTCGATGCCCTTGAGCGCATGGAACTTCGCGTAGTGGAAGTGCAGCCCGCGCGTCTCGGCCTTGAGCGGCGGCAGGGGCTCCGCGGCGAGCGCGGGCGCGGCCCCGGGGGAGGACGCGGCACCGAGCATCGTCGCGCGGGATCGGGGCTGCGTGCGGGGTTCCATCGGGGTCACCATTTGATGTTCTTGCGCAACCGGTAGCGCAGCCAGATCGCGAGCCCGTTCATCGTCAGCGTCATGAAGACGAGGATCGCGCCGGCCGCCGCCGCGTTGGCGTGGAACGCCTCGTCCGGGCGCGAGGTCCAGTTGAACATCTGGATCGGCATCACCGTGAACGGCGCGCGCAGCCACTCGAACGAGAGGAACGGGAAGTCGGCGGTCAGCGGCGCGGGTGGCAGGAACGCGATGAACGTCAATGCCCCGATCGTGATGATCGGCGCGGTTTCGCCGATCGCGCGGGACAGGCCGATGATCACGCCGGTCAGGATGCCCGGCATCGAGTACGGGACGATGTGGTCCCTCACCGTCTGCCAGCGGGTCGCGCCGACCGCGTACGCGCCCTCGCGGATCATCGCCGGGATCGCGCGGATCGCCTCTCGCGTCGAGACGATGACGATGGGAAGGATCAGCAGGGCGAGCGTGAGGCCCGCCGTCTGGACGCTCTGTCCCAGTCCGAACGCGTAGACGAACAGGCCGAGCGCCAGCAGGCCGTAGACGATCGACGGGACGCCGGCGAGGTTCGTGATGTTGATCTCGATCACGTCGGTGACCCAGTTCCTGGGCGCGTACTCCTCGAGGTAGATGCCCGACGCCACGCCGAGCGGCACCGCGACCGCCGCCGTGACGATCATCACCAGCGTCGTGCCGAC
This region includes:
- the pstA gene encoding phosphate ABC transporter permease PstA, which codes for MAGNASGSTPPAAPAVRGATGDIRRLIARAKRWDVIFIVLGVLALGVGFLTFLALFVDMLVDGWERLRPEFFTQFPSRRAGQAGILSAWVGTTLVMIVTAAVAVPLGVASGIYLEEYAPRNWVTDVIEINITNLAGVPSIVYGLLALGLFVYAFGLGQSVQTAGLTLALLILPIVIVSTREAIRAIPAMIREGAYAVGATRWQTVRDHIVPYSMPGILTGVIIGLSRAIGETAPIITIGALTFIAFLPPAPLTADFPFLSFEWLRAPFTVMPIQMFNWTSRPDEAFHANAAAAGAILVFMTLTMNGLAIWLRYRLRKNIKW